acccctaatctgcccccctcaacgtcgccgacacctgcctacacttattaacccctaatctgccgagcggacctgagcgctactataataaagttattaacccctaacccgcctcactaaccctataataaatagtattaaccccctaatctgccctccctaacatcgccgacacctaacttcaattattaacccctaatctgacgaccggagctcaccgctattctaataaatgtattaacccctaaagctaagtctaaccctaacactaatttacatctaacgaaataaattaactcttattaaataaatgattcctatttaaagctaaatacttacctgtaaaataaatcctaatatagctacaatataaattataattatattatagctattttaggattaatatttattttacaggcaactttgtaattattttaaccaggtacaatagctattaaatagttaagaactatttaatagttacctagttaaaataataacaaatttacctgtaaaataaatcctaacctaagatataattaaacctaacactaccctatcaataaaataattaaataaactacctacaattacctacaattaacctaacactacactatcaataacttaattaaacacaattgctacaaataaatacaattaaataaactagctaaagtacaaaaaataaaaaagaactaagttacaaaaaataaaaaaatatttacaaacataagaaaaatattacaacaattttaaactaattacacctactctaagccccctaataaaataacaaagccccccaaaataaaaaattccctaccctattctaaattaaaaaagttacaagctcttttaccttaccagccctgaacagggccctttgcggggcatgccccaagaatttcagctcttttgcctgtaaaagaataaatacaatacccccccccccaacattacaacccaccacccacatacccctaatctaacccacaccccccttaaagaaacctaacactaagcccctgaagatcttcctaccttgtcttcaccataccaggttcaccgatccgtcctggctccaacatcttcatccaacccaagcgggggttggcgatccatcatccggtgctgaagaggctccaaagtcttcctcctatccggcaagaagaggacatccggaccggcaaacatcttctccaagcggcatcttcgatcttcttccatccggtgcggagcgggtccatcttgaagcaggcgacgcggatccatcctcttcttccgttgtctcccgactaatgacggttcctttaagggacgtcatccaagatggcgtccctcgaattccgattggctgataggattctatcagccaatcggaattaaggtaggaattttctgattggctgatggaatcagccaatcagaatcaagttcaatccgattggctgatccaatcagccaatcagattgagcttgcattctattggctgttccgatcagccaatagaatgcgagctcaatctgattggctgattggatcagccaatcggattgaacttgattctgattggctgattccatcagccaatcagaaaattcctaccttaattccgattggctgatagaatcctatcagccaatcggaattcgagggacgccatcttggatgacgtcccttaaaggaaccgtcattagtcgggagacaacggaagaagaggatggatccgcgtcgcctgcttcaagatggacccgctccgcaccggatggaagaagatcgaagatgccgcttggagaagatgtttgccggtccggatgtcctcttcttgccggataggaggaagactttggagcctcttctggacctcttcagcaccggatgatggatcgccaacccccgcttgggttggatgaagatgttggagccaggacggatcggtgaacctggtatggtgaagacaaggtaggaagatcttcaggggcttagtgttaggtttatttaaggggggtttgggttagattaggggtatgtgggtggtgggttgtaatgttgggggggggtattgtatttattcttttacaggcaaaagagctgaaattcttggggcatgccccgcaaagggctggtaaggtaaaagagcttgtaacttttttaatttagaatagggtagggaattttttattttggggggctttgttattttattagggggcttagagtaggtgtaattagtttaaaattgttgtaatatttttcttatgtttgtaaatatttttttattttttgtaacttagttcttttttattttttgtactttagctagtttatttaattgtatttatttgtagcaattgtgtttaattaatttattgatagtgtagtgttaggttaattgtaggtaattgtaggtagtttatttaattaatttattgatagggtagtgttaggtttaattatatcttaggttaggatttattttacaggtaaatttgttattattttaactaggtaactattaaatagttcttaactatttaatagctattgtacatggttaaaataattacaaagttgcctgtaaaataaatattaatcctaaaatagctataatataattataatttatattgtagctatattaggatttattttgcaggtaagtatttagctttaaataggaatcatttatttaataagagttaattaatttcgttagatgtaaattatatttaagttaggggggtgttagtgttagggttagacttagcgttaggggttaatacatttattagaatagcggtgagctccgctcggaagattaggggttaataattgaaggtaggtgtcggcgatgttagggagggcagattaggggttaatactatttatgatagggttagtgaggcggattaggggttaataactttattatagtagcgctcaggtccgctcggcagattaggagttaataagtgtaggcaggtgtcggcgacgttgaggggggcagattaggggttaataaatataatataggggtcggcgatgttagggcagcggattaggggtacatagggataacgtaggttgcggcggtttacggagcggcagattaggggttaaaaaatatatgcaggggtcagcgatagcgggggcggcagattaggggttaataagtgtaaggctaggggtgtttagactcgggggaaaatgttagagtgttaggtgcagacgtaggaagtgtttccccataggaaacaatggggctgcgttaggagctgaacgctgcttttttgcaggtgttaggtttttttcagctcaaacagccccattgtttcctatgggagaatcgtgcacgagcacgtttttgaggccggccgcgtccgtaagcaactctggtatcgagagttgcatttgcggtaaaaatgctctacgctccttttttggagcctaacgcagcatttgtttgaactctcgataccagagttaaatttatggtgcggccagaaaaaagccagcggagcgttaacagtctttttaccgccaaactccaaatctaggcctaagaaattagcacatgaacctcctagatttagctttcaaataagaataccaagataacaaagcaaaattggtaataaaagtaaattggaaagttgtttaaaattacatgccctatttaaatcatgaaagattttttttactttactgtccctttaaagtgaacttcattttccagcgatgatcggaagaagaggatgctccgcgtcggatgtcttgaagatggacccgctctgcgccggttggatgaagatagaagatgccgtctggatgaagacttctgcccgcttggatgaagacttctgttggcttggatgaagacttctgccgcctggatgaggatggatgtcttcgaaaactgtaagtggatcgtcgggtgttagtgttaggtttttttaagggtttggggcaatgccccacaaaaggcccttttaagggctattggcagtttagtgtaggctagtttttttttattttgggggggcttttttattttgctagggcttttagattaggagtaattcgtttttatttttgataatttcgttttttttttgtgtaatttagtgtttatttttttttgtaatttagataattgtattttattaatttaatttattttattttattgtaatattaggttttagtgtaaggcaggttaggttttattttacaggtaactttgtatttattttaactaggtagctagtaaatagttaataactatttactaactagtctaccgagtaaaaataaatacaaacttacctgtgaaataaaaataaaaccaattggctagattatgagttttgcgttatgtgtgcctcgctgctaacttgcaagttatttccatcgctcacctccctatagcgctgctattacaggtttgcaaaaacccggcgttagcaggcaatatggcagcattgagctccataccacacccaaataccagcgctgctttgagctggttttacgtgctcgtgcacgatttccccatagacatcaatagggagagtcggctaaaaaaaagcctaacacctgcaataaaggagcgtaaagctccttaacgcagccctattgattcctatggggaaaaaaaagttatgtttacacctaacaccctaacataaacccagagtctaaacacccctattctgccgcccctgacatcgccgccacctacattacacttattaacccctaatctgccgcccccaatgtcgccgccacctacctacacttattaaccactaatctgccgcccccaatgtcgccgccacctacctacacttattaacccttaatctgccgccccagacatccccgccacctacattatacttattaacccctaatctgccgcccccaacgtcaccaccactatactaaagttattaaccccaaaacctctggcctcccacatcactaacactaaataaacctaaccctaagtttaaccctaaccctaacacccctaactttaacataattaaaataaatctaaataaaaattacaattaatacctaaatgattcctatttaaaactaaacacttacgtttaaaatataccctaagctagctacaatataactaatagttacattgtagctatcttaggttttatttttatttcacagctaagtttgtatttattttaactaggtagactagttagtaaatagttattaacaatttactaactacctagtcaaaataaatacaaatttacctgtaaaataaaacctaacctgtcttacactaacacctaacatgacactacaattaaatcaattacattaattaaatacaattaactaaatttcaaaaaataataaacactaaattacacaaaataaaaagaaattatcaaatatttaaactaattacacctaatctaatagccctttctaaaataaaaagccccccccccaaataaaaaaaaccctagcctaaactaaactgccaatagcccttaaaagggccttttgtggggcattgccccaaagaaatcagctcttttacctgtaaaaaacaaacaaccccccaacagtaaaacccaccacccacacaaccaaaacccccaaataaaatcctatctaaaaaaacataagctccccattgccctgaaaagggcatttagctctttttcagcccaaaccctaagctaaaaataaaacccacctaataaacccttaaaaaacactaacccccgaagatccatttacagtttttgaagaccggacatccatcctcatcaagctgggagaagtcttcatccaagcgggcagaagtcctcaatgaagccaggagaagtcttcatccaagcggcaagaagtggtcctccagacgtgcagaagtcttcatccagacggcattttattatcttcatccttccgacacggagcggctccatcttcaagatatccggcgtggagcatcctcttctttcaacggctactgtagaatgaaggttcttttaagggacgtcatccaagatggcgtcccttgaattccgattggctgatagaattcagccaatcggaaataaagttaaaaatatcctattggctgatgaaatcagtcaataggattgagcttcaatcatattggctgatccaatcagccaataggattgagcttgcattctattggctgattcgaaagaagaggatgctccgcaccggatgtcgaaagaagaggatgctccgcaccggatgtcttgaagatggagctactccgcatcggaaggatgaagatagaagatgccgtctggatgaagacttctgcccatctggaggaccacttcttgccacttggatgaagaattctcccagcttcattgaggacttcttgccacttggatgaagacttctcccggcttcgttgaggatggatgtccggtcttcaaaaactgtaagtggatcttcgggggttagtgttaggtttttttaagggtttattgggtgggttttatttttagtttagggtttgggctgaaaaagagctaaatgcccttttaagggcaatgcccatacaaatgcccttttcagggcaatggggagcttaggtgtttttagataggattttatttggggggtttggttgtgcgggtggtgggttttacttttgggggtttgtttgtattttttttacaggtaaaagagctgatttctttggggcaatgccccgcaaaaggctcttttaagggctattggcagtttagtttaggctagggtttttttattttggcgggggcgggttattttgatagggctattatattagttgtaattagtttaaatatttgatcatttcttttttattttgtgtaatttagtgttttttttttttttataatttagttaactgtatttaattaatgtaatttatttaattgtagtgtaaggttaggtgttagtgtaactcaggttaggttttattttacaggtaaatttgtatttattttaactaggtagctagtaaatagttaataactatttactaactagtctacctagttaaaataaatacaaatttagctgtgaaataaaaataaaccctaagctagatacaatgtaactattagttatattgtagctagcttagggtttattttataggtaagtatttagttttaaatatgaattatttaggtattaattgtaatttttatttagatttattttaattttgctaaagttagtgggtgttagggttagacctagggttaggtttaggggttaataactttagtatagtggcagcgatttggggggacagctgattaggggttaataacagtaatgtaggttgcagcgatgttagggacagcatattaggggttaataatatttaactagtgtttgtgatgctggactacggtggtttaggggttaatatgtttattatagtggtggcgatgtcgggagtggcagattaggggttaataattttattttagtgttttcgatgcgggagggcctcagtttaggcgttaataggtagtttatgggtgttagtgtactttttagaactttagttatgagttttatgttacagctttgtaacataaaagccataactactgactttcagtttacggtacggatcttgacggtattggctgtaccgctcactttttggccggacaggcaaactcgtaataccggcgctatggaagtcccattgaaaaaggactttttgaaagctgcggtagttacgctgcgttacggccaaaaaagtgtgcgggacagatatacctgcaagactcgtaataacagcggtagtgaaaaagcagcgttatgaggttttttcactcataacgcaaaactcgtaatctagccgtaagatagctacaattagttacattgtagctatcttagggtttattatttaggggttaatagtttagtggttaataggtttattatagcggcggtgggggcagacggcagattaggggttaataatctttaaatagtgtttgcaatgtgggagggtggcggtttagggattaataggtttattatagtggcgacgatgtggggagcagcggaataggggttaatacattttaatagtagcggtgatgtccggagctgcaaattaggggttaataaatttattatagtgtttgtgatgcaggagggcctcggattaggggttaataggtaatttatgggtgttagtgtactttttaacactttagttatgagtttcatggtacagctttgcagtgtaaaacttataactattgacatcagatggcggtacggatcttgtcagtatagggtgtaccgctcactttttggccacccaggcaaacttgtaataccggcgctatggaagtcccattgaaaaaggacttttttaaaagtgcggtactgacgttgcgtgaaagccaaaaaggtgtgcggtatagctataccgacaagacttgttatgaagcataacgatgttttttcactcataacgcaaaactcgtaatctagctgattgttctcTATGTTACTCACATGCTCCACAATTCTGTCCttcaagtactttttttttttaagcgggACAGAGGAGCTTGATTTTCCTTCTCATCATATGAGTGAACCGTGGTGTTAAACTTTAGAGGTTTATTTACAGATATATGACTGATCTTCCTTCTCATCATGTGAGTGAGCCGTGGTGTTAATGTTAGAGGTTAATTTACAGATATATGACTGATCTTCCTTCTCATCATGTGAGTGAGCCGTGGTGTTAATGTTAGAGGTTAATTTACAGATATATGGCTGATCTTCCTTCTCATCATGTGAGTGAGCCGTGGTGTTAATGTTAGAGGTTAATTTACAGATATATGGCTGATTTTCCTTCTCATCATGTGAGTGAGCCGTGGTGTTAAACGTTAGAGGTTTATTTACAGATATATGACTGATGAGCCAGTTGGTGAAGCTTAGGGAAGATGCAGTAGTTACTAGTTAGGATAACTGCTTTATACATATTTACAGTCTATGGTgccaatttaacaatgtgcggacggacatgatccgctgtaccgatcatgtccgccgcacatcaataaatgccgacagcatacgctatctgcatttatctttgcacaagcagttcttgtgaactgcttgtgcaatgccgccccctgcacattcacggccaatcagccggtagcagggggtgtcaatcaacccgatcgtatccgatcgggctgattgctgtctgccgtctcagaggtggcggatgagttaagcagagcttctaaactcctgtttccggcgaccctgaaggcttgcgcggaaacaggtgcatacggCACCATTCAGCGGTTGTTAAATCccctaaatatgtatttttatataacgCACCTGTTTGGGAATGTTCTTGCCATATCTCAATTCTGTTGCAAAATGCTCACAGTTATAGGTTTTTGAATCATACGGCTTTGTTTTTCCAACTTCGGCATTTGCATCTTTAAGAATTACATCCACTGGCCTTGGATTATATTTTTTATCATGAAGATTGTTAACTTTACACCTAACTCCTATTTCAAGCTTCCTTAATTCCTCCTTTTGGACAATTCCCTCTGATGAAGTAGAAGAATATGACGTCCGACTGGAAGACGACAACGATCTGGAGTAGCGATACGATGAACCTGATGCGAATGAGAATCTGCAAAGTACTAAGAGAAACAGATTGAAAACATATTGTGATGCATCAGTCTAGTTCTGAGATTAACGAGATTCACAATAGACAATTCTCTAGGCTTGGAAATCTTACCTAAATGCACCACATATCCGTCACCAACATAAATCCCCCAGTGGTCATAGGTTGGCTGAATAAACTGAATTAAATCCCCAGGGTCAGGCTCCGGTCCCTGTGACACAAAGTAACAGAAATGAGGCTCAtggtttaattatttaatttaatgaatAATCCGATAGTCAATTTATTAAATACGTATTTCATTTATATTTCCATGGAATATATCAGCACTAAATCATTGTTAGACACAGACATCATTTGCTTGAGACAAACCATTcgtcacaaataaatatatttaatctgATAAAGGGGATGTTTTAGAATTTGTTTATTAACAAcacaaaccacaacattttctttcatgatttagatagaagatacaatttcaaacaactttccaatttacttctattatcaaatttgcttcattctcttgttatcctttgctgaaggaacagcattgcactactggcagctagctgagcacatctagttaaccaatcacaaaagacaaatgtgtgcaggcaccaatcatcagctag
The nucleotide sequence above comes from Bombina bombina isolate aBomBom1 chromosome 7, aBomBom1.pri, whole genome shotgun sequence. Encoded proteins:
- the LOC128635715 gene encoding phospholipase A and acyltransferase 4 codes for the protein MPWEGPEPDPGDLIQFIQPTYDHWGIYVGDGYVVHLVLCRFSFASGSSYRYSRSLSSSSRTSYSSTSSEGIVQKEELRKLEIGVRCKVNNLHDKKYNPRPVDVILKDANAEVGKTKPYDSKTYNCEHFATELRYGKNIPKQVSAVNECEFPGISGAPSSSGSAAVWGPLESAAEVVTRAVAYSIAQLGRHFH